A stretch of Desulfatirhabdium butyrativorans DSM 18734 DNA encodes these proteins:
- a CDS encoding DVU0772 family protein gives MMTISEIRNNRQLLNDIDWNMTPEEAVRLYLEWGNNWARGNYVIRSKDDVSHYFVVNTWKEKPVLYLVRRNSEIAQDLARIELPHPIAERFMQSVGYNKGVYAVDGELRQWLQQELGLQAATS, from the coding sequence ATGATGACGATTTCCGAAATCCGGAACAACCGCCAGTTGCTCAACGATATCGATTGGAACATGACGCCCGAAGAGGCTGTCCGCCTCTATCTCGAATGGGGAAACAACTGGGCGAGGGGCAACTATGTGATCCGCTCCAAGGATGACGTTTCCCATTATTTCGTTGTCAACACCTGGAAAGAAAAGCCCGTTCTCTATCTTGTCAGAAGAAATTCCGAAATTGCCCAAGACCTGGCCCGTATCGAATTGCCCCACCCCATTGCCGAACGCTTCATGCAGTCGGTGGGTTACAACAAAGGGGTTTATGCCGTCGATGGCGAATTGCGGCAATGGCTGCAGCAGGAGCTGGGGCTCCAGGCTGCTACATCATGA